The Crassaminicella indica genomic interval GAGAAGCTATCTCTATGGTAGTTGAAAATATAGAAATGTTAAGTGCTGTAACAAAAGAACTATATCCGTCCATAGCCAAAAAATTTAATACAACACCAAGTAGAGTAGAAAGAGCAATTAGACATGCTATAGAAGTAGCATGGAGTAGAGGAAAGGTAGATACTATCAACAATTTATTTGGATATACCGTACATAATGATAAAGGAAAACCAACAAATAGTGAGTTTATTGCAATGGTAGCAGATAAATTAAGAATAGAAAGAGCTGCTGTTTAACATAATTAAACACCTCTAATTTATTGATCAATAAATTAGAGGTGTTTGTTATCAGAAATAGCAAATGGATTACATAATATTTTTACAGTTGCTTTAAATTCTCATATGCTTCCTGCAATTGGTTTTTCTCTCTTATCAACCGATTTATTATTTCATTTTGATCTACATACTGAAAGGTACTATAAAATCTATAATGTTTAAAAATAACCTCTAAAATATCTTTTGCTTGATTTTCAGTAATTGCTTTCAATTTATATTTGACAGATCTTATCATTTCTATATTTTCTTTTTCGTTCTCTTCTGCGGCATCTAATGCATCAAAAATATGTTCTTTTGCTGAAATAATAGTTTTACAGCTATCTATACCACCTATAGATACCATATCCACTAATAATTCAAATTCATCAATTGTAAGAATAGCAATTTCTTGATTTATACTATCTGCAACTCTAATTAATTTACTCATTTACATTCCTCCTAAAATTTTAAATCCTATCAAATATTATTTTCAATATATTTATTATATATAATAGCTGCACCTAATAGTATATTTATTTTATAAGTTATTTTCAACCTTTTTGATTTATCTATTATTTTTCTATTTGCAAAAAATGTTTTATACTATTACATATAAAATTTGTTGCATAAAGGAGTTTTAAAATATGAAAACAAGCCAAGAGATTATGATTTCATTTTTATCAAGATTAGAAAAAGAAAAAACAAAAGAAGATTACAAAAGAGATTTACAAAGCTTTATAGAATTTATTGGAAAGAGTTTCCTAGATGCAAACCTTGAAGATTGTAAAAAATATATAACAGATCTTAAACAAAAAGTCTCTAAAAAAAAGATTGCTATAACAACAGCAGAAAAATTATATAGTCAATTATACAGCTTTTTTAATTATTTAGAAGAAAATCATTATATTTCATATAATCATTTTAAAAACATTTCTAAACCAACAGCATCAAGAAATATATCAAAAGAAAAAATTATCACATGGGAAAGCCTAGATAAACTTATTTCTATACTAAAAACATACAATTTGAGAGATTATTCTATTTTAATGTTAATTTTCACATCTGGTCTAACTTTAAACGAAGCAGTCAATCTTAAATGGAATCAATTTGTCATTGATGATAACGAAAATGTTGGTATTATATTTACAACAAAACGAGGCAAAAGATACACAAAAGTTCATAAAGACATATGGGAGCTTCTGCAAAAATATAAAAATAACTTGTCAGGTTTAGTTACACAAGATAGCTACGTTTTTTTAAATAATAGAGGTAATAAAATAACAGGAAGGTGGATAAGAATGGTACTCAAAAAAGCATGTATAGAAGCAGAGTTAGACCATGAATACACCCCAAGAGATTTAAGACATACATTAGCAGCATATGCTCTTAAAAAGGGAGCTTCTTCTAAACAAGTAAAGCAGCAACTAGGATGGAGTAGCTCAAGCCTTGCTCAAAGATATTTATATACCATTCAACAATTAGAGGATAATGCTATTGATTATTTAAACTTTAGTTTGAAAAAGGATGATTGTTCAAAATAATTTCAAAAATTAAAATCCAAAGAAATTAATTTAAAATCTTAATAAGAGAACAAAAGCCACATCTATGATTGATAATTGATGTGGCTTAGTTTTTTGACTTCTATATTTCGATTCTAAGAGACTTTTTTATCATACAGATAGTTTCATATATTGTTGTATGAAAAATGGCTTATATCCCTTTTAAAGCAGTTGTCGAAAGATCATAATAAAAATTTAATCTTTTTATTATGTTATGTAACAAAATGCATATTGTGTTACATAATCAAAACTGTTGTAAATATTGATAAATCAATACATTGTAAAAAGCATTAAACATTAAAGTTACTTATTGTATTGTGTTGTAACTTTTAATGTAATATAATATTTATGTAAATTATAGTAGAAAAAGGGGGCATAAAAATGAATATTGTACAACCAATAAGAGATAAAAATAAAATAGAAGATATGAAAAATGAACTTCTAAAATCAGGATATAAAAACTATCTACTTTTTGTTGCAGGGATCAATACAGGACTAAGAATCAGTGATTTATTAAAGCTAAAAGTATCAGATGTAAGAAATAGAACACATATCCTTCTGCAAGAAAAAAAGACGGGGAAAGAAAAGAGATTTCTAATCAACAATCAATTAAGAAAAGACTTTGAAGTGTACATAAAAAATATGAGAGATGCAGAATATTTGTTTCAAAGCAGAAAAGGGAAGAACAAACCTATTTCAAGAGTACAAGCATATAGAATACTAAACAACGCTGCTAAAGCAGTTGGTATTAACGAAGTAGGAACTCATACTTTAAGAAAAACATTTGGTTATTGGCATTATCAAATATATAAAGATGTAGCAATATTACAGGATATTTTTAATCATTCAGCGCCTAGCGTTACTTTAAGGTATATTGGTATTAACCAAGATATCAAAGATAAAACGATAGAGGATTTTTATTTATAAATAGATAGTGTTTACAATAAAATTTTTATGTAAATTAATTTAACCCTCCCTTTATCTTTAAGAAAAAGGGGGGTTCATTTTTGAGCTTTAAAAATTAGACAAATTTTCTAACTTTCTATCATTCGTATACAATATCTACCATATGCTCAATTGATATGCCTTATCAGTTGAGTGATCGAAAAATGTAGTCATTCGTTCGCAAAAGTAGTCGATTTTCTTTATATAAGAGGTTAATTGCAATATATTATCATTTAGAAAAGATTTAGGTATTATAATGATCTAGATATCAACAGATTTAAATACCATTAAGATTAATGATCATATATAATCGTTTAAACATATACTTAAAACAAACTTCAAACCATATATTATTTACATTTTATCTATATGATAATTATATATAGCTAGAATTATAATATTTTAAAATTTAAATATAGTAAAAAGAAAGAAGTGGTATAAAAAGTTATAATAAAGAGGTTTTTTTCAAAATATAACTATTCTTTAAATGTATATTTAGGGAATAGTTGCATTAAATTAAAAAAATTCTATTTCTATAGTTCTACTACTATTGTCTATTGACACCAATCTATGTGCACTTTTTGTTTAGATATTAATTTGTTTATGTTATCCTTGAGGTCTTCTATCTATTTTAATCTATTATATTCTTACTTATAAGAATCTTTCCAACAATCTACGTGAATTTTAGAAATCTCATAACTATCTTCAACATTTGCAAATCTAATCATATTTTCAACCTCCCATATTAATAATCTCATACCATTGATTTAAATTTCTTTTTTATGCTAAAATTAACATATGCATATACTAATTTTTTTATTATAACCATTATTCTATATATTGGGAGTGCTTACTATGGACAAAACAATTATCAAGATACATAATAAATCAGACCGACCAGATAATATTGTACAAAAAGAAAATGAAATAATAGAAAAATGTCTAGAAATAGAAGCTGCTTTGCCAATTTTTATGCAGGATTTTTTTATTTATTTAAAAAATAGTGTCGCTTTATCAACAAGACTTGCATACCTACAAGATATATTTTTCTTCTGTAAATACTTAACATCAGAAACAAATCTTACAAAAGCTCTAAAAATAAAAGATATAACCATTGAAGACTTCAATTCCATAAAAGCAAGAGATATCAATCGATTTTTAGGAGATTTTTGCACACGATATACAGTAAAAGAAAATAATACCGTAGTAATTATGGAAAACCACAATCGAGCACTAGCAAGGAAGAAATCTTCATTAACTGTATTATTTAAATTCTTATTTAGAGATGAATTAATCAAAAATAATATTACGGATGGGTTCAATCCTATACGCCTTCCCAAACCACAGCCAGATGCAATCAAAAGACTTGAAATTGATGAAGTAGCAAAAATGCTAGATGTAGTAGATACTGGAAATGGTTTAACCGAAAAAGAACTTATTTATTGGGAAAAAACTAAATTGAGAGATAAAGCCATTTTAGTATTATTTGTTACCTATGGTTTAAGACTAAAGGAACTCCAGCAGCTTAATATATCGTCTTTCAATTTTAGCCGTGGAGATTTTAAAATCTACAGAAAAAGAGGAAAAGAAGTAAACATGCCCTTAAATAAATCCGTAGAAAAAGTTATTTTAGACTATATTCAATTAGAAAGAGTTTCTGATGATGTTGTATCTGAAAAACATAAGGATGCTTTGTTTTTATCTTTACAAAAAACAAGAATGACAGAAAAAAGTATCCGACAGCTTGTTAAAAAATATTCCTCCATTGCACTAGGAACAACAAAAGAAAATGGATATAGCCCTCATAAATTAAGAGCTACTGCTGCTACTTCACTCATTCAAAATGGTTTTTCTATTTATGATGTTCAAAATTTGCTTGATCATGACAATGTAACAACTACTCAATTATATGCTGCACACAAGAAAAATGTAAAAAGAGAAATTGTACATAGATTTGAATGGCTTGATGAATATGATAAAAAAAGTGGTTCTAAGATATAGCGAACAAATGTTTGATATGGTAATGATTGTATGCTATAATTAATAAAAAACTAGCGAGGTGTTTCTCTTGTCATACAATATTTCAAAACAACAAGAAAAAATTCTTAATTATATAAAAAACGAAGTTAAAACAAAAGGTTATCCTCCTTCAGTTCGAGAAATATGTAAAGCTGTTGGTTTGAAATCCCCTTCTACTGTTCATGGACATTTATCCAAACTTGAGAAGAATGGTTATATTAGGCGAGATCCTACAAAACCTAGAGCAATAGAAATATTAGCAGATGATTCAAATATAATCCCTACAAAAGAAATTATTCAAGTACCTATTGTAGGAAAAGTCACCGCTGGTCAACCTATTTTAGCTGTTGAAAATATTGAAGATTCTTTCCCTGTACCACGTGATTTTATAGATGACAATAACTATTTTATGTTAATCATAAAAGGAACTAGCATGATTAACGCAGGAATATTAGATGGAGATTATGTTCTTGTAAAACAGCAACAAGTTGCACATAACGGTGATATTGTAGTAGCTATGATTGAAGATGAAGCAACAGTAAAAAAATTTTACAAAGAAAAAGATTATATTCGATTACAGCCTGAAAATCCTTCTATGAATCCTATTATTACAAAAGATGTTCGAATTTTAGGTTTAGTAAAAGGAGTCTTTAGGAAATTGTAAATCTAAAACCCACCTACAATTTAGTATATAGGTGGGTTTTTCAGCCATAGTGCTAATTCTTTATAATTCTAAAATAGTTCCTGTATTATTTACAAAAAAATTATCACAATTTTCCTTAAATATTTGAATTGCTTTTTCACCAGTACAATGAGATACACCAATCATCTTAATATTTTTTTCTTTTAATTTTTCTATTGTTTTATTTATACGCTCTTCATCAGCTTCTACAAGATGAGTTCCACCAATAATCCCATAAATATTCTTTCCTGTTCTTTTAGCAATTGTATCCACTATATTCAGAACACCAGGATGAGAACAACCTAATAAAATAATCAATCCTTTTTGAGTGTCTAATCCTAAAGTTATTTCATCATCAAAATGATCTAATAAATATTCATTTCCTCTTTTAAATCGCATATGTGGATTTAACTCTTCAAAATCATATATTCTTTCAAAGTTCGTAAAAATATATACATTTTCACGAACCTTCACTATATCACGATTTACATACTTAATCTTTAATTGTTTTTCTTTTATAAACGATTCATCAAAATTAATTCCGATATATCTACATCCTGAATCATCTGCAGTAAAATCTAAATTTTGCTTTTCATCTGAACAATAATATTTATTACTATTTTTAAAAAAATTTTCACTTATATAAAATTCTGGTTGAACATCAAAATGCTCCAAAAATTTTCTAACCCCTCCACAGTGATCATAATGTGCATGACTAAGCGCTAAAACATCTGTCTTTTTTAAATCAATACCTAATGCTTTTGCATTTTCAATAAAATCTCCTGTTTTTCCTGTATCAAATAAAATATTTCCCTCTGGTGTTTCAATAAAAAAAGAAAGTCCGTGTTCATTGTGTAGATTTTGATTATTCCCTAAAGAATTCTCTATGATCGTTGTAATCTTCATAAATAATCCCTCCATTATTTTATCTAATATTTCCGTTACTAAAACATGTTTTTCTTCAGTTGAATTATATCATGTTTTCTAATTATCTACAATTTACCAATTATTATAAAAAAACTATTGTAGTCTTTCGTTAACCACAATAGTTTAAATTTATCAATCCCTTATATTATGTTAACTTTATACATCCTTTATCCACCATAACCTGAATTCCTTTCATCACACCATATTTTGCATGCTCATATGTAAGCCCTCCTTGAAAATATACAATATATGGCGCTTTAATCGGTGCATCTGCACTTAGTTCTATAGAAGAACCTTGTACAAAAGCTCCTGCTGCCATAATCACAGGGCTATCATATCCAGGCATATCCCAAGGCTCTGGTGTTACAAAAGAATCTACAGGAGCAGCTGCTTGAACTCCCTGACAAAAAGCAATCACCCCTTCAGGGCTTCCAAGCTTTATAGACTGAATAATATCA includes:
- a CDS encoding tyrosine-type recombinase/integrase, with the protein product MKTSQEIMISFLSRLEKEKTKEDYKRDLQSFIEFIGKSFLDANLEDCKKYITDLKQKVSKKKIAITTAEKLYSQLYSFFNYLEENHYISYNHFKNISKPTASRNISKEKIITWESLDKLISILKTYNLRDYSILMLIFTSGLTLNEAVNLKWNQFVIDDNENVGIIFTTKRGKRYTKVHKDIWELLQKYKNNLSGLVTQDSYVFLNNRGNKITGRWIRMVLKKACIEAELDHEYTPRDLRHTLAAYALKKGASSKQVKQQLGWSSSSLAQRYLYTIQQLEDNAIDYLNFSLKKDDCSK
- a CDS encoding MBL fold metallo-hydrolase translates to MKITTIIENSLGNNQNLHNEHGLSFFIETPEGNILFDTGKTGDFIENAKALGIDLKKTDVLALSHAHYDHCGGVRKFLEHFDVQPEFYISENFFKNSNKYYCSDEKQNLDFTADDSGCRYIGINFDESFIKEKQLKIKYVNRDIVKVRENVYIFTNFERIYDFEELNPHMRFKRGNEYLLDHFDDEITLGLDTQKGLIILLGCSHPGVLNIVDTIAKRTGKNIYGIIGGTHLVEADEERINKTIEKLKEKNIKMIGVSHCTGEKAIQIFKENCDNFFVNNTGTILEL
- a CDS encoding site-specific integrase; the encoded protein is MNIVQPIRDKNKIEDMKNELLKSGYKNYLLFVAGINTGLRISDLLKLKVSDVRNRTHILLQEKKTGKEKRFLINNQLRKDFEVYIKNMRDAEYLFQSRKGKNKPISRVQAYRILNNAAKAVGINEVGTHTLRKTFGYWHYQIYKDVAILQDIFNHSAPSVTLRYIGINQDIKDKTIEDFYL
- a CDS encoding tyrosine-type recombinase/integrase yields the protein MDKTIIKIHNKSDRPDNIVQKENEIIEKCLEIEAALPIFMQDFFIYLKNSVALSTRLAYLQDIFFFCKYLTSETNLTKALKIKDITIEDFNSIKARDINRFLGDFCTRYTVKENNTVVIMENHNRALARKKSSLTVLFKFLFRDELIKNNITDGFNPIRLPKPQPDAIKRLEIDEVAKMLDVVDTGNGLTEKELIYWEKTKLRDKAILVLFVTYGLRLKELQQLNISSFNFSRGDFKIYRKRGKEVNMPLNKSVEKVILDYIQLERVSDDVVSEKHKDALFLSLQKTRMTEKSIRQLVKKYSSIALGTTKENGYSPHKLRATAATSLIQNGFSIYDVQNLLDHDNVTTTQLYAAHKKNVKREIVHRFEWLDEYDKKSGSKI
- the lexA gene encoding transcriptional repressor LexA, which encodes MSYNISKQQEKILNYIKNEVKTKGYPPSVREICKAVGLKSPSTVHGHLSKLEKNGYIRRDPTKPRAIEILADDSNIIPTKEIIQVPIVGKVTAGQPILAVENIEDSFPVPRDFIDDNNYFMLIIKGTSMINAGILDGDYVLVKQQQVAHNGDIVVAMIEDEATVKKFYKEKDYIRLQPENPSMNPIITKDVRILGLVKGVFRKL